A genomic stretch from Croceibacterium aestuarii includes:
- a CDS encoding dienelactone hydrolase family protein has translation MSETLRISTLEGDGAFDCYVARPAGKPTAAIVVIQEIFGVNAGIRRKCDKLAEAGYLALAPDLFWRIEPGVELDPDIEPEFKRALELMGKFDQDVGIRDIEAAITYARSQEGCSRVGAVGYCLGGRLAYMTAARTDADACVGYYAVGIDGLLREKNAIANPLMLHIPTGDGFVPPEVQRAMHEGLDDHPKVTLYDYEGLDHGFATEFGRRRNDEAAQKADERTAAFFTEHLGA, from the coding sequence ATGAGCGAGACGTTGCGTATTTCCACCCTTGAAGGCGACGGCGCCTTCGATTGCTACGTTGCCCGGCCGGCCGGCAAACCCACGGCCGCGATCGTGGTGATCCAGGAAATCTTCGGCGTGAACGCGGGAATCCGCCGCAAGTGCGACAAGCTGGCCGAAGCGGGTTACCTCGCGCTCGCTCCAGATCTCTTCTGGCGCATCGAGCCCGGCGTCGAACTCGATCCCGACATTGAACCCGAATTCAAACGCGCGCTCGAACTGATGGGGAAATTCGACCAGGACGTTGGTATTCGGGACATCGAAGCTGCGATCACGTACGCCCGCTCACAGGAAGGCTGCAGCAGGGTGGGCGCGGTGGGTTACTGCCTCGGCGGCCGGCTCGCGTACATGACCGCGGCACGAACCGACGCCGATGCCTGCGTCGGCTATTACGCCGTCGGGATCGACGGCCTGCTGCGAGAGAAAAACGCCATAGCCAACCCGCTGATGCTCCATATCCCAACCGGCGACGGCTTCGTACCGCCCGAGGTGCAGCGAGCGATGCACGAGGGCCTCGACGACCATCCCAAGGTGACGCTGTACGACTACGAAGGGCTCGACCACGGTTTCGCCACCGAGTTCGGCAGGCGTCGCAACGACGAAGCCGCGCAAAAGGCGGACGAGCGCACTGCAGCCTTTTTCACCGAGCATCTCGGCGCATGA